actaaTAATAGTCATTATTggattttttaatgaaaaaatgtaaaaaagttaatataatGCATACAAAACATTgaacttgtgttttttcttatgaaatcatcatctctaaaatataataatcgaaaaataattttttgatttataaaaataatcatcaatatattaattaattgatctaatgtatcggtacattgaaatttttcaaATGTACCGTAGAAACTCCCTAAAATAATAGGATATCTTGTATTAATGATGATATGATACTTATTATGCAACCAAACATTAATGAATTAGATATTGTACCTTATTTAAGAGTATTTTTAAATGGGATATCTAAAAGAGTTTTATAGACTAATGATCCGTACctcatttttttcttatcattgGATTTGGAGTAACCATGACTTGCCGGAAAAAATATCGCTTTCTTATTACGAGGGTTTGACATATGTGTTGATGTTGGTAAAGAGAGTTGAAGTACAGTATTTGTATAGCTTCAAAAGACAAGAAAATAGCATTTATGAATGGTGcatttcaaatttcaacatCATGTTGAATAAGTTGAGACACATGAGAAAGTTCAGTATGAGGAGCATTTAAGACCCACACCTGTAACCATTCTGTAGTTGAAGCCAATTATCTACccaaatattgttaaaattatTGGTTTTCTTCCACTCTCTAAACACAACATAAGGCTTCATGAATACTTCGAGGCTCGCATTAGTATTTCAAATTTTGCTATCACCCAAGATCTGAAATTGATTTTACATCgagatatttaaaataaattcatttttgttgactaAATTATCTCTGATATATTTAATAGTATTTAAAATTAGTGAACCGGGAGTCAAAACATTTGCAATAAGAGTACCCAAGTGGATTTTTAGAATGATGAATtaattccttattttttttcctctgtGTTGGTGAAACCTAATGACAAACCgagtaatataaaaattatagaaatagcttaaaTAAGATGATGAAATATtactattaatatttaattgcATAATATAATATCATATCACCATTAGTATAAAGTACCTTATACGAAGGAGTGCATAAGTGTGATATAGTATTGTAAAGACAATTTATTAATAGTGTTTCAGTTTTGATTAAACTCCAATACTTTCAAAGCATAAAAGCGCTAAATTTTGATACATGTCACCAAGCATAGGATAACTACTCCAACACAAGGGCAGACATACCTCATCCAATAAGAATCCAATATTGTATTAATTTAATACTATTTTGGCCCCACTAACGTAGTAAAATTGCTATTTTTCATGGATACTCATGTAAGGTTGACCTATAAATACACGCACACACCTAAACCCTAATTAAGGTACACATATTCGACCCAATTTCTTAGCATTTTTCCCTCAATATTCAAATATTGATTTAAGCGTTGCAGTGCTAACATTTTTGCAAATACATTTCTCCTCCGTCCCTCAATCAAATACTAATTTTGTACCTTTCCTCGCCATTGGAGTATTTCCCAATTCCCATTCTGCCAGTTCAAAGCAAATAGTGtacaaaattcaaattagtTTCAAAGAATTTGGAGATGCTCTCATTAGACTGTTTTAGAACAAAACCAGATGCAAGAGTGTACATATAGAGAGCCAACAGTTACATGTCAAGTACTTGACCACAATACTGTTGTAGACATTGATTAGGAGGACAACGAAATAGTAATATGGTATAAGGTGCATGTTCTCAATTGAGTCATGCAGCCTCCCCCCACACACACTCATGCATGTAATGCAGTTGATGATGAGAAAAAGATTTATCATATGTGTCCTGACTGTATTGCACACATTTCATGATCAAATCAGCAGCACTTAgtacaaaattggaaattctaGTCCACCAAGAGAGGACAAGGGACTGAGGGAGATTAATTTGTTTGAACATGAGAAAGAGAAAGGACAGACAAAGAGCTAtagctttcttttcttttgaagatAGTGTGGGGGGTGGCCTACAGTGTACGGACACTGATCTatagttaagttaaaagttctAAAACGACCAAACAATATTGATTGACATCATGGCACTTGTACTTATCATTTGGATCCcattctagatttttttttggtggaaATATCCCATTCTAGATAATAACtttgaattatttaaaaaaatatataatgtgcacaaatcataataaaagaactagcctatttaaaatcataataaaagTGATTTGAAATATCAGCATGAGCATGATCTAGACGCACAAAAATTGATATcatatataaaagaatataaacTTCGGATCTAAATAAAAGAAGTAAAACTTAAAGGAAATTAAAGTATAATGTAATATTTCTCAGACACTCTAAGGATAAACCCATTATTATAATTAACGGTTGGACCATATTAACGTCGGACATTTCAAGGGCCATGCCAACTCATAATAATGTGTTAGCCTAACACATCAATTGATCGGTTCATCTTGGTGGTCCAAAACATGAGAGCtattaaaattaaagaaaaaaaaattggtgaagTAATCATACACATAATGAATTATGCTAATtttcacaacaaaaaaattaaagaaaaaaattgtacaaaaatgttaaaattaaagGAATTACTCATAAACCAAAAagattgagtaaaaaaaaaccaaaaagatAGTAAAAGGGTTAGCCGTAAAAAAGTTACAAAGCAAAAACTATTGAGTAGCTGTCACCGCATAGGGTTAAAGGGTGAGTACACCTGTCACACCCTTCATTATAAGGCTCACTTTGGAGGCATCtattcaaacaaacaaacaaacaaactcgCCCTAAAATGGCTTaacaaataatcaaaattcaatctttttttcaTCCAAACTGCTTTTATCAAAGATGGGAGATGGTGGCGCAGTTCAGGTTACAAACAATTCCAATAAGAGTAATAAggataagaaaaagaagaagaagaataaaaacAGAGGTGGAAGCAAGAAGAAGATGACCCATGAACAAGTTTTGGCTTTTAAGTTTGTTACTGAATGGGTTTCTTTGGatcatccttcttcttctttaggTTTGGCTACTTCTTctgttgttgatgattttggAGTTCAGAAGCCTGTTGGAAAAAATGGTGACAAAGTTCTGTTTGAATTGCACTCTCATTCTAAATGTAGTGATGGGTTTTTGTCTCCTTCTAAGGTTGTTGAGAGAGCTCACATGAATGGCGTAagttttattgttgttgttttggttttttgatttttttttataggattgcttaggttgtttttgttttcattatttaaGGTTGTTCTTTTTGTTGTCGTATTTTGTTATATAGATGACATTCCAATTCAATGTCTTTTTGCATTTACCTTtcatttgaccaatttttggtGATATCTAATATTCAAACCCTCCCTGTGTCACTTTCTGTGTTGGGTCGGCCTACACAGAACTGGCTTCAATTGATgtccttggattagtcggtccttgaGCTGGATACTGAgtcttaaaaaaattgtatattgtCTGAAGATTTCTTGGTATGGCTGGATACTGAgtcttaaaaaaattgtatattgtCTGAAGATTTCTTGGTATGAAAAACTAGCAGGTGCATGTGTACTTTGAAATATGACCATTTTTTAGTGAGATGAGATcaatatgattattattttataaggatGGTGTGGCTAATAGAAAGTTAACTTGATTGTAGAGGCCTCTAAAATAAGTGAAGATGGAATTTAATTGTCAAGTATCAATATTTTTGTAGATTGCATTTCCAATGAATTCTAAACAATGATTTTCAAAGGCATTATTCGCTTTAGATAGGATTGATTTCATTTATAGTTTTAGGGTTAggttcattgttttttattgatatactaTTTACTCATAACAGGTGAAAGTTCTTGCTCTGACAGATCATGACACTCTGGCAGGCATCCCTGAGGCTGTAGAATCGGCTCGAAAATATGGAATCAAGATAATCCCAGGTGTTGAAATTAGTACAATATTTTCTCCAAggtaactttttaaatttaaaattcttgATTCTTGATGCTTGTTAATTGTATTGACACTTAAccttttaaagaaaaattggATTGCAACGTATGTTACTTGTGTTGCTTCTCAGGAAAAGTTGGAAATTTATAAACTATAATTGACCAAGTGTGCGTTTGGTTTTGTGgtgacaaaaattgatttttaatgaAATGAGTCGAGTGTAAAGAgatttatttatgtttaggTACATTTATGTAACAGTGTAAAGAAATTAATTGTAGAAGCAAACACTACAAAATCTAGTTTCAACTTATAACCAATTCTACTCAAGAACATCCAAACAtgttaaaaaatcaattttacaactCTAGAATCAATTTTTTGGCTCATCCAAAAGTGAAACCAAACATAAACTAAATCAATTGTATTTAGCATCCTTTTGTTCTCTATTGGTTCTGATGTTTGTCAATCTATTAGCAGTGGAGACACTGAAGCAGAGGAACCTGTTCACATATTAGCATATTATAGCAGTATTGGACCATCAAGGTTTGCGGAGCTGGACAAGTTTTTGTCGAACATAAGGGATGGACGTTATCTTCGAGCAAAAAACATGGTCTTAAAATTGAACAAGCTAAAAATGGCCCTTAAGTGGGAACATGTTTGTAGGATTGCAGGCAACGGAGTTGCTCCCGGAAGGCTCCATGTAGCCCGTGCTATGGTTGAAGCAGGTTATGTTGAGAATCTCAAACAAGCCTTTGCTCGATATCTTTTTGACGGCGGACCTGCTTACTCCAAGTAATGTTTCATTGCCTTCAATTGTTGATTGCAACTATTTGTGTATTTAAGGAAAATGGTTAAAGATCGTATTATGACGATTGTATTTTCAGG
This portion of the Trifolium pratense cultivar HEN17-A07 linkage group LG3, ARS_RC_1.1, whole genome shotgun sequence genome encodes:
- the LOC123918042 gene encoding 3',5'-nucleoside bisphosphate phosphatase isoform X1 yields the protein MGDGGAVQVTNNSNKSNKDKKKKKKNKNRGGSKKKMTHEQVLAFKFVTEWVSLDHPSSSLGLATSSVVDDFGVQKPVGKNGDKVLFELHSHSKCSDGFLSPSKVVERAHMNGVKVLALTDHDTLAGIPEAVESARKYGIKIIPGVEISTIFSPSSGDTEAEEPVHILAYYSSIGPSRFAELDKFLSNIRDGRYLRAKNMVLKLNKLKMALKWEHVCRIAGNGVAPGRLHVARAMVEAGYVENLKQAFARYLFDGGPAYSKGSEPMVEEAIKMICDTGGVSVLAHPWALKNPVAIVRRLKEAGLHGMEVYKSDGRLAAYSDLADTYELLKIGGSDYHGRGGHHEAELGSVNLPVLVLYDFLKVARPIWCNAIKKILECYAEEPSDTNLETITRFGRTRVFKGGSPLNCGQDLIDHCLHLWLSSQEMENEEFEAIKLKLSNVSTSQGGIQVLIKT
- the LOC123918042 gene encoding 3',5'-nucleoside bisphosphate phosphatase isoform X2, which produces MGDGGAVQVTNNSNKSNKDKKKKKKNKNRGGSKKKMTHEQVLAFKFVTEWVSLDHPSSSLGLATSSVVDDFGVQKPVGKNGDKVLFELHSHSKCSDGFLSPSKVVERAHMNGVKVLALTDHDTLAGIPEAVESARKYGIKIIPGVEISTIFSPSGDTEAEEPVHILAYYSSIGPSRFAELDKFLSNIRDGRYLRAKNMVLKLNKLKMALKWEHVCRIAGNGVAPGRLHVARAMVEAGYVENLKQAFARYLFDGGPAYSKGSEPMVEEAIKMICDTGGVSVLAHPWALKNPVAIVRRLKEAGLHGMEVYKSDGRLAAYSDLADTYELLKIGGSDYHGRGGHHEAELGSVNLPVLVLYDFLKVARPIWCNAIKKILECYAEEPSDTNLETITRFGRTRVFKGGSPLNCGQDLIDHCLHLWLSSQEMENEEFEAIKLKLSNVSTSQGGIQVLIKT